One region of Anaeromyxobacter paludicola genomic DNA includes:
- a CDS encoding tetratricopeptide repeat protein, whose translation MGALLAAGAGSEVARADALKKYQADHVVPQKREIDDEAERAAVGDAQLHIERGSQMRDAGRMDEARAEWRVGGEQFQHLADRFRSSEWRLTYQRAALENFYRAGEWTLAADAADKLRADPTANDVSRAIASRFGAGALQQEAFAQIKAGGLEPLKIPGGKTALKPRPPPTVWRRFIDLADVYSQVHASDAQVKNAAEIAANFELLTGQVELSYHNVEEARQRLARIMDRFPGTPESADAAALYANSYLMTGDDAGRRTALEKARPAIHAALVKQQELAKSNPEAAQQAERISKMEEQLQKQEQQQGYAGAVAMLNAGKAAEAAQAFERYAADNKDDPDAAGALYNAGVAWDKAGNHKSAAAVREKLLADYPDSKLAPKAMLALASARSHAKEHGAAAKLYADYLAKYPKSEERCLALQNLGVETDLGGSKAEGARRYHDFASDPKCAAEDPNSAARLLYRAGALYAEAKQDQKAIEAWSQLSSLKGVTDTVAKSQVADAKAQIALAKARLKKAPKGK comes from the coding sequence TTGGGAGCGCTGCTGGCCGCGGGGGCGGGGAGCGAGGTCGCCCGGGCCGATGCGCTGAAGAAGTACCAGGCCGATCACGTGGTCCCGCAGAAGCGGGAGATCGACGACGAGGCCGAGCGGGCCGCGGTGGGCGACGCCCAGCTGCACATCGAGCGCGGCAGCCAGATGCGCGACGCCGGCCGCATGGACGAGGCGCGGGCGGAGTGGCGCGTCGGCGGCGAGCAGTTCCAGCACCTCGCCGACCGGTTCCGCTCGTCGGAGTGGCGGCTCACCTACCAGCGCGCGGCGCTCGAGAACTTCTACCGCGCCGGCGAGTGGACGCTGGCGGCCGACGCGGCCGACAAGCTCCGCGCCGACCCGACCGCCAACGACGTCTCCCGCGCCATCGCCTCGCGCTTCGGGGCGGGCGCGCTGCAGCAGGAGGCCTTCGCGCAGATCAAGGCCGGCGGGCTCGAGCCGCTCAAGATCCCGGGCGGCAAGACGGCCCTGAAGCCGCGCCCGCCGCCGACGGTCTGGCGCCGCTTCATCGACCTCGCCGACGTCTACTCGCAGGTCCACGCGAGCGACGCGCAGGTGAAGAACGCGGCCGAGATCGCGGCCAACTTCGAGCTGCTCACCGGCCAGGTGGAGCTCTCGTACCACAACGTCGAGGAGGCCCGGCAGCGGCTCGCCAGGATCATGGACCGGTTCCCCGGCACGCCGGAGTCCGCCGACGCCGCCGCCCTCTACGCCAACAGCTACCTCATGACCGGCGACGACGCCGGCCGGCGCACCGCGCTCGAGAAGGCCCGCCCGGCCATCCACGCCGCCCTGGTGAAGCAGCAGGAGCTGGCGAAGTCCAACCCCGAGGCGGCGCAGCAGGCGGAGCGCATCTCCAAGATGGAGGAGCAGCTCCAGAAGCAGGAGCAGCAGCAGGGCTACGCGGGCGCGGTGGCCATGCTCAACGCCGGCAAGGCGGCCGAGGCGGCCCAGGCCTTCGAGCGCTACGCGGCCGACAACAAGGACGACCCCGACGCCGCCGGCGCGCTCTACAACGCCGGCGTGGCCTGGGACAAGGCCGGCAACCACAAGAGCGCCGCCGCCGTCCGCGAGAAGCTGCTCGCCGACTACCCCGACTCGAAGCTCGCCCCGAAGGCGATGCTGGCGCTCGCGAGCGCCCGGTCGCACGCCAAGGAGCACGGCGCCGCCGCCAAGCTCTACGCCGACTACCTCGCCAAGTACCCGAAGTCGGAGGAGCGGTGCCTCGCCCTGCAGAACCTGGGCGTCGAGACCGACCTCGGCGGGAGCAAGGCGGAGGGGGCGCGGCGCTACCACGACTTCGCGAGCGACCCGAAGTGCGCGGCCGAGGACCCGAACTCGGCGGCCCGGCTGCTCTACCGCGCCGGCGCGCTCTACGCCGAGGCGAAGCAGGACCAGAAGGCCATCGAGGCCTGGAGCCAGCTCTCCTCGCTGAAGGGCGTCACCGACACGGTGGCGAAGTCGCAGGTCGCCGACGCGAAGGCGCAGATCGCCCTCGCCAAGGCGCGCCTCAAGAAGGCCCCCAAGGGGAAGTGA
- a CDS encoding tetratricopeptide repeat protein — MPALASRAGLLALALAAACAGAQRPGADAAPGRPGAAAPSVKPEDAARARQLLDRGLAASAKGDLGEALAAFDQGWQADPTLVEAGFDAGVAAERLGKPEQAERSYRAVLAAAPGHAGASENLTRLRLRAGRAKEAEADLRARIAAQPAALAFRDQLLTVLLAGDRLDEAEQEAKAVLKQDERDMRAMTTLGAVYLAKGRLELARMVVDNARQVAPQDPVVWNRLAFVELASGSRPQALEAFRKAAALREDYVEAHVNYGNLLVEAEDFPGARKELELALRYAPDLAPAHLGLGNALRGLKDLPAARAEYERALALDPSMVEAHFDLGVLFLDVEDPSLPAASRYEQAIASLDTYRKQGGEEPRLAQYRKDAQALLEKEKKRLAREEKDRLRKVAEAKKKEEAAAKQAAAAAPPAPGAPAPTAAAPPVAGAPAPTAAPAAAPPAQLAK; from the coding sequence GTGCCGGCACTCGCCTCGCGGGCAGGGCTCCTCGCCCTCGCCCTCGCGGCGGCCTGCGCCGGGGCGCAGCGGCCGGGGGCGGACGCCGCGCCGGGCCGGCCGGGCGCCGCGGCGCCTTCCGTGAAGCCCGAGGACGCCGCCCGGGCGCGGCAGCTCCTCGACCGCGGCCTGGCCGCGTCCGCGAAGGGCGACCTCGGCGAGGCCCTCGCCGCCTTCGACCAGGGCTGGCAGGCCGATCCGACGCTCGTCGAGGCCGGCTTCGACGCCGGCGTCGCCGCCGAGCGGCTCGGCAAGCCCGAGCAGGCCGAGCGGAGCTACCGCGCCGTCCTCGCGGCGGCGCCCGGGCACGCCGGCGCGAGCGAGAACCTCACCCGGCTCCGGCTCCGCGCCGGCCGGGCCAAGGAGGCGGAGGCCGACCTGCGCGCCCGGATCGCCGCCCAGCCCGCGGCGCTCGCCTTCCGCGATCAGCTCCTGACCGTGCTCCTCGCCGGCGACCGCCTCGACGAGGCCGAGCAGGAGGCGAAGGCCGTCCTCAAGCAGGACGAGCGCGACATGCGGGCCATGACGACCCTCGGCGCCGTCTACCTCGCGAAGGGGCGGCTCGAGCTCGCGCGCATGGTGGTGGACAACGCCCGCCAGGTGGCGCCCCAGGACCCGGTGGTCTGGAACCGGCTCGCCTTCGTCGAGCTCGCCTCCGGCAGCCGGCCGCAGGCGCTCGAGGCCTTCAGGAAGGCGGCGGCGCTCCGGGAGGACTACGTCGAGGCCCACGTCAACTACGGCAACCTGCTCGTGGAGGCCGAGGACTTCCCCGGGGCCCGCAAGGAGCTCGAGCTCGCGCTCCGCTACGCCCCCGACCTCGCCCCCGCCCACCTCGGGCTCGGGAACGCGCTGCGGGGGCTGAAGGACCTGCCGGCGGCCCGGGCCGAGTACGAGCGCGCGCTCGCGCTCGACCCGTCGATGGTGGAGGCCCACTTCGACCTGGGCGTGCTCTTCCTCGACGTCGAGGACCCGTCCCTCCCGGCCGCGAGCCGCTACGAGCAGGCCATCGCCTCGCTCGACACCTACCGGAAGCAGGGCGGCGAGGAGCCGCGGCTCGCGCAGTACCGCAAGGACGCGCAGGCGCTCCTCGAGAAGGAGAAGAAGCGGCTCGCGCGCGAGGAGAAGGACCGCCTCCGCAAGGTCGCCGAGGCGAAGAAGAAGGAGGAGGCGGCGGCGAAGCAGGCGGCCGCCGCGGCTCCCCCGGCCCCCGGCGCACCTGCACCCACCGCCGCGGCTCCCCCGGTCGCCGGCGCCCCCGCACCCACCGCCGCGCCCGCGGCAGCACCCCCCGCCCAGCTCGCGAAATGA
- a CDS encoding AgmX/PglI C-terminal domain-containing protein, translating to MAKSNQAHSPSPVPASGLPAVPHGHRFRSLDRAFLVILLCSLASHVGAYAALARTPPREEVTLEQIPDRFARILIPEKAPEQPPEAKVEEKRPEVAEKKAEEKPKEEAPAPEDPPEVVAEKKARHAAEVTKAVQSKGILKVLGALGGAGGGLGGAAVKDVFGEGGATDVAAALAGAGGVAVASGEGAAGAGGRRGAAASTGAARIGDLGTTGGGGKVDYGARAEAKVSGSVGMEEAEVDSPDVDQARLGAFIRARMSAVKACYESQLKRNPGLRGKIRIRFTILETGALSDVQAVENGIGSSEVASCIVATMRTWRTQFHPSGVVTVEHGFVFSAN from the coding sequence ATGGCGAAGTCGAACCAGGCCCACAGCCCATCGCCGGTCCCCGCGAGCGGCCTCCCCGCGGTGCCGCACGGCCACCGCTTCCGCAGCCTCGACCGGGCCTTCCTCGTCATCCTGCTCTGCTCGCTCGCGAGCCACGTCGGCGCCTACGCGGCGCTGGCGCGCACGCCGCCGCGCGAGGAGGTGACGCTGGAGCAGATCCCCGACCGCTTCGCCCGCATCCTCATCCCCGAGAAGGCGCCGGAGCAGCCGCCCGAGGCCAAGGTCGAGGAGAAGCGGCCGGAGGTCGCCGAGAAGAAGGCGGAGGAGAAGCCGAAGGAGGAGGCGCCGGCGCCGGAGGATCCGCCCGAGGTGGTGGCCGAGAAGAAGGCCCGCCACGCCGCCGAGGTGACGAAGGCGGTCCAGTCGAAGGGCATCCTCAAGGTGCTCGGCGCGCTGGGCGGGGCGGGCGGCGGGCTCGGCGGCGCGGCGGTGAAGGACGTCTTCGGCGAGGGCGGGGCGACCGACGTCGCCGCGGCGCTCGCGGGCGCCGGCGGCGTGGCGGTCGCCTCCGGCGAGGGCGCGGCGGGCGCCGGCGGCCGGCGCGGCGCGGCGGCCAGCACCGGGGCGGCGCGCATCGGCGACCTCGGCACCACCGGCGGCGGCGGCAAGGTGGACTACGGCGCCCGGGCCGAGGCCAAGGTCTCGGGCTCGGTCGGCATGGAGGAGGCCGAGGTGGACTCCCCCGACGTGGACCAGGCCCGGCTCGGCGCCTTCATCCGCGCGCGCATGTCGGCCGTGAAGGCCTGCTACGAGAGCCAGCTCAAGCGCAACCCGGGGCTCCGGGGCAAGATCCGCATCCGCTTCACCATCCTCGAGACCGGCGCCCTCTCCGACGTGCAGGCGGTGGAGAACGGGATCGGCTCGAGCGAGGTCGCGAGCTGCATCGTTGCCACCATGCGGACCTGGCGCACCCAGTTCCACCCGTCGGGCGTGGTGACGGTGGAGCACGGGTTCGTCTTCTCCGCCAACTGA
- a CDS encoding FG-GAP repeat domain-containing protein yields the protein MNALLLSIVLGAGALTNFPRDAGGAVTQSAIGAQVDGAPAVVAVAGEQVVAFRADGSSPRGFPFSLGRDEAASGAPAAGDMDGDRRTEVAVVTLSGRLFLWSEGRIAPGFPVRLGAGSRAGPSFADVDGDGKPELLVGDESGRLHAFKKSGQEAKGWPVSLGAPVSSTASSSRFAGSRVVAVGCADGKVHVLDLATRAEKPGFPLATSFEVTGAPAFADLDDDGAMDLVVGSQDFKLYAVDAKGQPLRGFPVSTGYRVYESPAIGDLDGDGKLDVVFTSADGSVYAVNRQGEPLPGFPVRIGSRIFGGPVLGDVDRDGRPDVVAVTSDGQVAALSAEGRMLHGFPTRLDAADVGATPLLLDLAQDGGYSIFVGAGPMLQAIRAPRMGTVPASGPWLASGHDAARSGHFGPNPPSFRALGLAPEKPRTEDALAATWKWVSLDAGPEDPEPEVEIQWYRNGQVVEELDGRRTVPPRTAKRGERWSFVLVPRVGSRVARSATVTVLGTPPTPPGFALEPKAPSRAGPVQAKLVKPSVSVDGDPLTYRYEWLLDGQPTGVKGETFPADKLRKGQLLSLRAVAADTVSESELATVEGRVVDTPPGPVGLALEPDRASRSDVILARILAPATDADGDALAYHYRWTVDGQPRNLPLSAAQFPARVARKHQKVAVEVRAFDGELEGPAARAEVILANAPPAAPPVAIQPKAPRRGRPLRAVLLAEAADADGDRLAYRYAWTKNGKPLPLPADAREVPGSEVARGDRFEVEVWATDGEAEGPRARAAASVGNTPPTAPLVALSPERPRAGQPVKVALARPSVDADGDPVTYAYAWTRDGAKGVEGRDALQPGEFKKHERLRVTVTPRDATEAGPAAAAELVVENTPPSAPQVSLVPEAPSAATGVAAVLTAPATDPDGDPIQYRYAWTRDGVPVDVKGDRVPPNVLRHGETWRVVVTPFDGEELGAPAAATALVRNTVPATPAVALAPPAPAGGQPLECAVRAPAQDEDHEPVELHVRWTVDGKPVAVAEDALQLPAGVTRRGERWRCEAWGSDGFNDGLHAFAEVEVRNSPPGAPQVALEPDRPRTGQPLACRVAGEAVDPDGDPVSYAYAWWKNDQPQAPGDDPSRIPGAQVHKGDRWRCAVTASDGAAQGQPGQAERKVANTPPGPAVVRIAPASPRVGEPLRCELATRSTDPDGDAIRYRYAWVKNGVAQSFAESSAEVPGRLVKLADHWRCTATPFDGDQNGPAASSAEVSVGTGGAARTRVSAAPGARE from the coding sequence ATGAACGCGTTGCTCCTCTCCATCGTCCTCGGTGCCGGAGCGCTCACGAACTTCCCCCGCGACGCCGGCGGCGCGGTGACCCAGTCGGCCATCGGGGCGCAGGTGGACGGCGCGCCGGCGGTGGTGGCGGTGGCCGGGGAGCAGGTCGTCGCCTTCCGCGCCGACGGCTCCTCGCCGCGCGGGTTCCCCTTCTCGCTCGGCCGGGACGAGGCGGCGAGCGGCGCCCCCGCGGCCGGCGACATGGACGGCGACCGCCGGACCGAGGTGGCGGTGGTGACGCTCTCGGGCCGGCTCTTCCTCTGGTCGGAGGGGCGGATCGCGCCCGGCTTCCCGGTGCGGCTCGGGGCCGGCTCGCGCGCCGGCCCCTCCTTCGCCGACGTGGACGGCGACGGCAAGCCGGAGCTGCTCGTCGGCGACGAGTCGGGCCGGCTCCACGCCTTCAAGAAGAGCGGGCAGGAGGCGAAGGGGTGGCCGGTGTCGCTCGGCGCGCCGGTGAGCAGCACCGCCTCCTCGAGCCGCTTCGCCGGGAGCCGGGTGGTCGCGGTCGGGTGCGCCGACGGCAAGGTGCACGTCCTCGACCTCGCCACCCGCGCCGAGAAGCCCGGGTTCCCCCTCGCCACCTCCTTCGAGGTCACCGGCGCGCCGGCCTTCGCCGACCTCGACGACGACGGCGCGATGGACCTCGTGGTGGGCAGCCAGGACTTCAAGCTCTACGCGGTGGACGCGAAGGGGCAGCCGCTGCGCGGGTTCCCGGTCTCGACCGGCTACCGCGTCTACGAGTCGCCGGCCATCGGCGACCTCGACGGCGACGGCAAGCTCGACGTGGTCTTCACCTCGGCCGACGGCAGCGTCTACGCCGTGAACCGGCAGGGCGAGCCGCTCCCCGGCTTCCCGGTCCGGATCGGCTCGCGCATCTTCGGCGGGCCGGTGCTCGGCGACGTGGACCGCGACGGCCGCCCGGACGTGGTGGCGGTCACCTCCGACGGCCAGGTGGCAGCGCTCTCGGCCGAGGGGCGCATGCTGCACGGCTTCCCGACCCGGCTCGACGCCGCCGACGTCGGCGCCACGCCGCTGCTCCTCGACCTCGCCCAGGACGGCGGCTACTCGATCTTCGTCGGGGCCGGCCCCATGCTGCAGGCCATCCGCGCCCCGCGCATGGGCACCGTCCCCGCGAGCGGCCCCTGGCTCGCGAGCGGGCACGACGCCGCCCGCAGCGGCCACTTCGGCCCGAACCCCCCCAGCTTCCGCGCCCTCGGGCTCGCGCCGGAGAAGCCGCGCACCGAGGACGCGCTGGCGGCGACCTGGAAGTGGGTGTCGCTCGACGCCGGCCCGGAGGATCCCGAGCCGGAGGTGGAGATCCAGTGGTACCGCAACGGGCAGGTGGTCGAGGAGCTCGACGGCCGCCGCACCGTCCCGCCCCGCACGGCGAAGCGCGGCGAGCGCTGGAGCTTCGTGCTCGTGCCCCGGGTCGGCTCGCGCGTGGCGCGGAGCGCCACCGTCACCGTGCTCGGCACGCCCCCCACGCCCCCCGGCTTCGCGCTCGAGCCGAAGGCCCCCTCGCGCGCCGGGCCGGTGCAGGCGAAGCTCGTGAAGCCCTCGGTCTCGGTGGACGGCGATCCGCTCACCTACCGCTACGAGTGGCTCCTCGACGGCCAGCCCACCGGCGTGAAGGGCGAGACCTTCCCCGCGGACAAGCTCAGGAAGGGGCAGCTCCTCTCGCTCCGCGCCGTCGCCGCCGACACCGTCTCCGAGTCGGAGCTCGCCACGGTCGAGGGGCGGGTGGTGGACACGCCGCCGGGGCCCGTCGGCCTGGCGCTCGAGCCCGACCGCGCCTCCCGCTCCGACGTGATCCTGGCCCGCATCCTCGCGCCGGCCACCGACGCCGACGGCGACGCCCTGGCCTACCACTACCGCTGGACCGTGGACGGCCAGCCGCGCAACCTCCCGCTCTCGGCCGCGCAGTTCCCGGCCCGGGTGGCCCGCAAGCACCAGAAGGTCGCGGTCGAGGTGCGCGCCTTCGACGGCGAGCTCGAGGGGCCGGCGGCCCGCGCCGAGGTGATCCTCGCCAACGCCCCGCCGGCCGCGCCGCCGGTGGCGATCCAGCCGAAGGCGCCGCGCAGGGGCCGGCCGCTGCGGGCGGTGCTCCTCGCCGAGGCGGCCGACGCCGACGGCGACCGGCTCGCCTACCGCTACGCCTGGACCAAGAACGGCAAGCCGCTCCCGCTCCCGGCCGACGCGCGCGAGGTGCCGGGGAGCGAGGTGGCGCGCGGGGACCGCTTCGAGGTGGAGGTGTGGGCCACGGACGGCGAGGCGGAGGGGCCCCGCGCCCGCGCCGCCGCGAGCGTCGGGAACACCCCGCCCACCGCGCCGCTCGTGGCCCTCTCCCCGGAGCGGCCGCGCGCCGGCCAGCCGGTGAAGGTCGCGCTGGCGCGCCCGTCGGTGGACGCCGACGGCGACCCCGTCACGTACGCCTACGCCTGGACCCGCGACGGCGCCAAGGGCGTCGAGGGGCGCGACGCGCTCCAGCCCGGCGAGTTCAAGAAGCACGAGCGGCTCCGCGTGACGGTGACCCCGCGCGACGCGACCGAGGCCGGCCCGGCGGCCGCCGCCGAGCTGGTGGTCGAGAACACGCCGCCCTCCGCGCCGCAGGTGTCGCTCGTCCCCGAGGCGCCCTCGGCGGCGACCGGCGTGGCCGCGGTGCTGACGGCGCCGGCCACCGATCCCGACGGCGATCCGATCCAGTACCGCTACGCCTGGACGCGCGACGGCGTCCCGGTGGACGTGAAGGGCGACCGGGTGCCGCCCAACGTGCTCCGCCACGGCGAGACCTGGCGGGTGGTGGTGACGCCCTTCGACGGCGAGGAGCTCGGCGCGCCGGCCGCGGCGACGGCGCTGGTGCGCAACACCGTGCCCGCCACCCCGGCGGTGGCGCTCGCGCCGCCCGCCCCCGCGGGCGGGCAGCCCCTCGAGTGCGCCGTCCGCGCGCCGGCGCAGGACGAGGACCACGAGCCGGTGGAGCTCCACGTGCGCTGGACCGTGGACGGCAAGCCGGTGGCGGTGGCCGAGGACGCGCTGCAGCTCCCCGCCGGCGTCACGCGGCGGGGCGAGCGCTGGCGCTGCGAGGCCTGGGGCTCGGACGGCTTCAACGACGGCCTCCACGCCTTCGCCGAGGTCGAGGTGCGCAACAGCCCGCCCGGCGCGCCGCAGGTGGCGCTCGAGCCGGACCGGCCGCGCACCGGCCAGCCGCTCGCGTGCCGGGTGGCCGGCGAGGCGGTGGACCCGGACGGCGACCCGGTGAGCTACGCCTACGCCTGGTGGAAGAACGATCAGCCGCAGGCGCCCGGCGACGACCCGAGCCGGATCCCGGGCGCGCAGGTGCACAAGGGCGATCGCTGGCGCTGCGCCGTCACCGCGAGCGACGGCGCGGCGCAGGGCCAGCCCGGCCAGGCCGAGCGGAAGGTGGCCAACACGCCGCCCGGCCCGGCGGTGGTGCGGATCGCCCCGGCCTCGCCGCGGGTGGGCGAGCCGCTCCGCTGCGAGCTCGCCACCCGCTCCACCGATCCGGACGGCGACGCCATCCGCTACCGCTACGCCTGGGTGAAGAACGGCGTCGCCCAGTCCTTCGCCGAGTCCTCGGCGGAGGTGCCGGGGCGGCTCGTGAAGCTGGCCGACCACTGGCGCTGCACCGCCACCCCCTTCGACGGCGACCAGAACGGCCCGGCCGCCTCCAGCGCCGAGGTGTCGGTCGGGACCGGCGGCGCCGCCCGGACGCGCGTCTCGGCGGCGCCGGGGGCGCGGGAGTGA